One segment of Chroicocephalus ridibundus chromosome 25, bChrRid1.1, whole genome shotgun sequence DNA contains the following:
- the LOC134507651 gene encoding olfactory receptor 14J1-like produces MAYDRYVAICKPLHYGTLLGSRACVHMAAAAWGSGFLYALLHTANTFSLPLCQGNALDQFFCEIPQILKLSCSHSYLREVGLLVVSACLTFGCFVFIVLSYVQIFRAVLRIPSEQGRHKAFSTCLPHLAVVSLFVSTAVFAYLKPPSISSPVLDLVVAVLYSVVPPALNPLIY; encoded by the coding sequence atggcctatgaccgctacgttgccatctgcaaacccctgcactacgggaccctcctgggcagcagagcttgtgtccacatggcagcagctgcctggggcagtgggtttctctatgctctcctgcacacggccaatacattttccctgcccctctgccagggcaatgccctggaccagttcttctgtgaaatcccccagatcctcaagctctcctgctcacactcctacctcagggaagttgggcttcttgtggtcagtgcctgtttaaccttcgggtgctttgttttcatcgtgctgtcctatgtgcagatcttcagggccgtgctgaggatcccctctgagcagggacggcacaaagccttctccacgtgcctccctcacctggccgtggtctccctgtttgtcagcactgccgtgtttgcctacctgaagcccccctccatctcctccccagttctcgacctggtggtggctgtgctgtactcagtggtgcctccagcactgaaccccctcatctac